One genomic segment of Gossypium arboreum isolate Shixiya-1 chromosome 3, ASM2569848v2, whole genome shotgun sequence includes these proteins:
- the LOC108476245 gene encoding uncharacterized protein LOC108476245 isoform X1 produces MKTPLGEELLRKIQELEVGHAYLMREMSSLKQSCGESIHDSTCRGSRRTSPQRPLFLGDAAAAAGSGSVRLPLRIESGSCGTTNGGGGDAGRTRTGNSRTAAANLTNSQYLNILQSMGQSIYIYDLRGRVFFWNRGAEKLYGYLEAEALGQNIIKLVCHPKDFGFAVNIVQRVIIGESWTGLFPIKNRLGENIFVVATVTPFYDEKGSVVGITSVTCDSRPFKETKFEFSAERQPKGDSSAFTRSKNAISIKLGLDPQQPLQAAIVSKISNLASKVSNKVKSRIRTGENRVDPYDHKEDATYSGVCTPKEDMWPPSHDVLYPFDNVSTVMNSIDFGDENEGKPAIQKFTSFIAKTGISLPWKGNSQEESEAKTTHSIRPCEGNDQQNETFLLKGPYLGKKLEDHINEYDSPINNEASGFSSSSANVNSTSSTSSSGSTGGSPVNRVDMDTDCVDYEILWEELTIGEQIGQGSCGTVYHGLWYASVSLMKRLRHPNVLLFMGAVTSPQRLCIVTEFLQRGSLFRLLQRNAAKLDRKRRVHMALDIARGMNYLHHCNPTIVHRDLKSSNLLVDKNWTVKVGDFGLSRLKHATFLTTKTGKGTPHWMAPEVLRNEPSDEKSDIYSFGVILWELATGKIPWENLNSIQVIGTVGFMNQQLEIPKDLDPLWASIIESCWLSDPRSRPTFLELMDKLRELQRRCTIQFQQARNSTGDGSQKGS; encoded by the exons ATGAAAACGCCGCTAGGGGAGGAGCTTTTGAGGAAGATCCAAGAACTGGAAGTAGGACATGCGTATCTCATGCGAGAAATGTCAAGTTTAAAACAATCCTGCGGTGAGTCAATTCATGACTCAACTTGTCGAGGATCCCGCCGTACTTCCCCTCAACGGCCGTTATTTCTCGGGGACGCTGCGGCTGCTGCCGGTTCTGGTTCTGTTCGACTTCCGTTACGAATAGAGAGCGGGAGCTGCGGCACCACAAATGGCGGCGGTGGCGACGCAGGAAGAACAAGAACCGGGAATTCACGGACAGCTGCCGCTAATTTGACTAACAGTCagtatttaaatattttacagTCTATGGGacaatctatttatatatatgatcTTAGAGGCCGTGTATTCTTTTG GAACCGAGGTGCTGAAAAACTTTATGGTTATTTAGAAGCAGAAGCTTTAGGACAAAATATTATTAAGCTTGTTTGTCATCCAAAGGATTTCGGGTTTGCAGTTAATATAGTTCAACGGGTTATTATTGGGGAGAGTTGGACTGGGCTGTTTCCTATTAAGAATAGACTAGGGGAGAATATTTTTGTAGTTGCAACTGTTACTCCTTTTTATGATGAAAAGGGTTCCGTGGTGGGAATCACTTCTGTGACCTGTGATTCGCGGCCTTTTAAAGAAACCAAGTTTGAATTTTCAGCTGAAAGGCAACCGAAAGGAGATTCTTCAGCCTTTACCCGGTCTAAAAACGCCATCTCGATTAAACTTGGTCTTGATCCTCAGCAGCCTCTGCAAGCTGCAATTGTATCAAAAATATCAAATTTG GCGTCCAAGGTGAGCAACAAAGTGAAATCCAGAATTAGGACAGGCGAGAATCGTGTTGATCCTTATGATCATAAAGAAGACGCAACTTACAGTGGAGTCTGTACACCGAAGGAAGATATGTGGCCACCCTCCCATGATGTACTTTATCCTTTTGATAACGTGTCCACTGTAATGAACTCTATAGATTTTGGTGATGAGAATGAAGGAAAACCTGCAATCCAAAAATTTACGTCCTTTATAGCTAAGACAGGGATATCTTTGCCTTGGAAAGGGAACAGTCAAGAAGAATCAGAGGCCAAGACTACTCATTCCATAAGGCCTTGTGAGGGTAATGATCAACAGAATGAAACATTTCTGCTAAAGGGCCCATATTTGGGTAAAAAACTTGAAGACCATATTAATGAGTATGACAGCCCTATCAACAATGAGGCATCAGGTTTTTCATCATCTTCTGCTAATGTTAACAGCACAAGCAGTACCAGCAGCTCGGGGAGTACTGGTGGTAGTCCTGTTAATAGAGTTGATATGGACACTGATTGTGTAGATTATGAAATCTTGTGGGAAGAATTGACGATCGGAGAGCAAATTGGGCAAG GTTCTTGTGGAACAGTATATCATGGTCTGTGGTATGCATCA GTTTCTCTGATGAAAAGACTGCGGCATCCAAATGTTCTGCTGTTCATGGGAGCTGTCACTTCACCTCAACGTCTCTGCATTGTTACTGAATTCCTTCAACG TGGGAGTTTGTTTCGATTGCTACAGAGGAATGCTGCAAAATTAGATAGGAAACGGCGTGTTCATATGGCTTTGGATATT GCACGAGGCATGAATTATCTTCACCATTGCAATCCGACTATCGTTCATCGCGATTTGAAGTCTTCAAATCTCCTAGTTGATAAGAATTGGACTGTGAAG GTTGGCGATTTTGGTTTGTCACGTCTCAAGCATGCAACGTTTCTCACTACTAAGACTGGGAAAGGAACG CCTCATTGGATGGCGCCAGAAGTTCTTCGCAATGAACCCTCCGATGAGAA GTCCGATATTTATAGTTTTGGAGTCATATTATGGGAACTTGCTACTGGAAAGATACCTTGGGAGAATCTCAACTCAATACAG GTAATTGGAACTGTCGGGTTCATGAACCAACAGCTTGAGATTCCGAAGGATTTAGATCCACTGTGGGCTTCTATAATTGAGAGTTGCTGGCTCAG TGATCCTCGAAGTCGGCCAACGTTTCTGGAACTGATGGACAAGCTTAGAGAGCTTCAAAGACGATGCACCATCCAATTTCAGCAGGCCCGTAACTCGACTGGAGACGGCTCTCAAAAGGGATCATGA
- the LOC108476245 gene encoding uncharacterized protein LOC108476245 isoform X2, whose product MKTPLGEELLRKIQELEVGHAYLMREMSSLKQSCGESIHDSTCRGSRRTSPQRPLFLGDAAAAAGSGSVRLPLRIESGSCGTTNGGGGDAGRTRTGNSRTAAANLTNSQYLNILQSMGQSIYIYDLRGRVFFWNRGAEKLYGYLEAEALGQNIIKLVCHPKDFGFAVNIVQRVIIGESWTGLFPIKNRLGENIFVVATVTPFYDEKGSVVGITSVTCDSRPFKETKFEFSAERQPKGDSSAFTRSKNAISIKLGLDPQQPLQAAIVSKISNLASKVSNKVKSRIRTGENRVDPYDHKEDATYSGVCTPKEDMWPPSHDVLYPFDNVSTVMNSIDFGDENEGKPAIQKFTSFIAKTGISLPWKGNSQEESEAKTTHSIRPCEGNDQQNETFLLKGPYLGKKLEDHINEYDSPINNEASGFSSSSANVNSTSSTSSSGSTGGSPVNRVDMDTDCVDYEILWEELTIGEQIGQGSCGTVYHGLWYASVSLMKRLRHPNVLLFMGAVTSPQRLCIVTEFLQRGSLFRLLQRNAAKLDRKRRVHMALDIARGMNYLHHCNPTIVHRDLKSSNLLVDKNWTVKVGDFGLSRLKHATFLTTKTGKGTPHWMAPEVLRNEPSDEKSDIYSFGVILWELATGKIPWENLNSIQCV is encoded by the exons ATGAAAACGCCGCTAGGGGAGGAGCTTTTGAGGAAGATCCAAGAACTGGAAGTAGGACATGCGTATCTCATGCGAGAAATGTCAAGTTTAAAACAATCCTGCGGTGAGTCAATTCATGACTCAACTTGTCGAGGATCCCGCCGTACTTCCCCTCAACGGCCGTTATTTCTCGGGGACGCTGCGGCTGCTGCCGGTTCTGGTTCTGTTCGACTTCCGTTACGAATAGAGAGCGGGAGCTGCGGCACCACAAATGGCGGCGGTGGCGACGCAGGAAGAACAAGAACCGGGAATTCACGGACAGCTGCCGCTAATTTGACTAACAGTCagtatttaaatattttacagTCTATGGGacaatctatttatatatatgatcTTAGAGGCCGTGTATTCTTTTG GAACCGAGGTGCTGAAAAACTTTATGGTTATTTAGAAGCAGAAGCTTTAGGACAAAATATTATTAAGCTTGTTTGTCATCCAAAGGATTTCGGGTTTGCAGTTAATATAGTTCAACGGGTTATTATTGGGGAGAGTTGGACTGGGCTGTTTCCTATTAAGAATAGACTAGGGGAGAATATTTTTGTAGTTGCAACTGTTACTCCTTTTTATGATGAAAAGGGTTCCGTGGTGGGAATCACTTCTGTGACCTGTGATTCGCGGCCTTTTAAAGAAACCAAGTTTGAATTTTCAGCTGAAAGGCAACCGAAAGGAGATTCTTCAGCCTTTACCCGGTCTAAAAACGCCATCTCGATTAAACTTGGTCTTGATCCTCAGCAGCCTCTGCAAGCTGCAATTGTATCAAAAATATCAAATTTG GCGTCCAAGGTGAGCAACAAAGTGAAATCCAGAATTAGGACAGGCGAGAATCGTGTTGATCCTTATGATCATAAAGAAGACGCAACTTACAGTGGAGTCTGTACACCGAAGGAAGATATGTGGCCACCCTCCCATGATGTACTTTATCCTTTTGATAACGTGTCCACTGTAATGAACTCTATAGATTTTGGTGATGAGAATGAAGGAAAACCTGCAATCCAAAAATTTACGTCCTTTATAGCTAAGACAGGGATATCTTTGCCTTGGAAAGGGAACAGTCAAGAAGAATCAGAGGCCAAGACTACTCATTCCATAAGGCCTTGTGAGGGTAATGATCAACAGAATGAAACATTTCTGCTAAAGGGCCCATATTTGGGTAAAAAACTTGAAGACCATATTAATGAGTATGACAGCCCTATCAACAATGAGGCATCAGGTTTTTCATCATCTTCTGCTAATGTTAACAGCACAAGCAGTACCAGCAGCTCGGGGAGTACTGGTGGTAGTCCTGTTAATAGAGTTGATATGGACACTGATTGTGTAGATTATGAAATCTTGTGGGAAGAATTGACGATCGGAGAGCAAATTGGGCAAG GTTCTTGTGGAACAGTATATCATGGTCTGTGGTATGCATCA GTTTCTCTGATGAAAAGACTGCGGCATCCAAATGTTCTGCTGTTCATGGGAGCTGTCACTTCACCTCAACGTCTCTGCATTGTTACTGAATTCCTTCAACG TGGGAGTTTGTTTCGATTGCTACAGAGGAATGCTGCAAAATTAGATAGGAAACGGCGTGTTCATATGGCTTTGGATATT GCACGAGGCATGAATTATCTTCACCATTGCAATCCGACTATCGTTCATCGCGATTTGAAGTCTTCAAATCTCCTAGTTGATAAGAATTGGACTGTGAAG GTTGGCGATTTTGGTTTGTCACGTCTCAAGCATGCAACGTTTCTCACTACTAAGACTGGGAAAGGAACG CCTCATTGGATGGCGCCAGAAGTTCTTCGCAATGAACCCTCCGATGAGAA GTCCGATATTTATAGTTTTGGAGTCATATTATGGGAACTTGCTACTGGAAAGATACCTTGGGAGAATCTCAACTCAATACAG TGTGTTTAG
- the LOC108476245 gene encoding uncharacterized protein LOC108476245 isoform X3, with amino-acid sequence MKTPLGEELLRKIQELEVGHAYLMREMSSLKQSCGESIHDSTCRGSRRTSPQRPLFLGDAAAAAGSGSVRLPLRIESGSCGTTNGGGGDAGRTRTGNSRTAAANLTNSQYLNILQSMGQSIYIYDLRGRVFFWNRGAEKLYGYLEAEALGQNIIKLVCHPKDFGFAVNIVQRVIIGESWTGLFPIKNRLGENIFVVATVTPFYDEKGSVVGITSVTCDSRPFKETKFEFSAERQPKGDSSAFTRSKNAISIKLGLDPQQPLQAAIVSKISNLASKVSNKVKSRIRTGENRVDPYDHKEDATYSGVCTPKEDMWPPSHDVLYPFDNVSTVMNSIDFGDENEGKPAIQKFTSFIAKTGISLPWKGNSQEESEAKTTHSIRPCEGNDQQNETFLLKGPYLGKKLEDHINEYDSPINNEASGFSSSSANVNSTSSTSSSGSTGGSPVNRVDMDTDCVDYEILWEELTIGEQIGQGSCGTVYHGLWYASDVAVKVFPNLEYSDDVIHSFRQEVSLMKRLRHPNVLLFMGAVTSPQRLCIVTEFLQRGSLFRLLQRNAAKLDRKRRVHMALDIARGMNYLHHCNPTIVHRDLKSSNLLVDKNWTVKVGDFGLSRLKHATFLTTKTGKGTPHWMAPEVLRNEPSDEKSDIYSFGVILWELATGKIPWENLNSIQV; translated from the exons ATGAAAACGCCGCTAGGGGAGGAGCTTTTGAGGAAGATCCAAGAACTGGAAGTAGGACATGCGTATCTCATGCGAGAAATGTCAAGTTTAAAACAATCCTGCGGTGAGTCAATTCATGACTCAACTTGTCGAGGATCCCGCCGTACTTCCCCTCAACGGCCGTTATTTCTCGGGGACGCTGCGGCTGCTGCCGGTTCTGGTTCTGTTCGACTTCCGTTACGAATAGAGAGCGGGAGCTGCGGCACCACAAATGGCGGCGGTGGCGACGCAGGAAGAACAAGAACCGGGAATTCACGGACAGCTGCCGCTAATTTGACTAACAGTCagtatttaaatattttacagTCTATGGGacaatctatttatatatatgatcTTAGAGGCCGTGTATTCTTTTG GAACCGAGGTGCTGAAAAACTTTATGGTTATTTAGAAGCAGAAGCTTTAGGACAAAATATTATTAAGCTTGTTTGTCATCCAAAGGATTTCGGGTTTGCAGTTAATATAGTTCAACGGGTTATTATTGGGGAGAGTTGGACTGGGCTGTTTCCTATTAAGAATAGACTAGGGGAGAATATTTTTGTAGTTGCAACTGTTACTCCTTTTTATGATGAAAAGGGTTCCGTGGTGGGAATCACTTCTGTGACCTGTGATTCGCGGCCTTTTAAAGAAACCAAGTTTGAATTTTCAGCTGAAAGGCAACCGAAAGGAGATTCTTCAGCCTTTACCCGGTCTAAAAACGCCATCTCGATTAAACTTGGTCTTGATCCTCAGCAGCCTCTGCAAGCTGCAATTGTATCAAAAATATCAAATTTG GCGTCCAAGGTGAGCAACAAAGTGAAATCCAGAATTAGGACAGGCGAGAATCGTGTTGATCCTTATGATCATAAAGAAGACGCAACTTACAGTGGAGTCTGTACACCGAAGGAAGATATGTGGCCACCCTCCCATGATGTACTTTATCCTTTTGATAACGTGTCCACTGTAATGAACTCTATAGATTTTGGTGATGAGAATGAAGGAAAACCTGCAATCCAAAAATTTACGTCCTTTATAGCTAAGACAGGGATATCTTTGCCTTGGAAAGGGAACAGTCAAGAAGAATCAGAGGCCAAGACTACTCATTCCATAAGGCCTTGTGAGGGTAATGATCAACAGAATGAAACATTTCTGCTAAAGGGCCCATATTTGGGTAAAAAACTTGAAGACCATATTAATGAGTATGACAGCCCTATCAACAATGAGGCATCAGGTTTTTCATCATCTTCTGCTAATGTTAACAGCACAAGCAGTACCAGCAGCTCGGGGAGTACTGGTGGTAGTCCTGTTAATAGAGTTGATATGGACACTGATTGTGTAGATTATGAAATCTTGTGGGAAGAATTGACGATCGGAGAGCAAATTGGGCAAG GTTCTTGTGGAACAGTATATCATGGTCTGTGGTATGCATCA GATGTTGCTGTCAAGGTATTCCCGAACCTGGAATATTCAGATGATGTCATACATTCCTTTAGACAGGAG GTTTCTCTGATGAAAAGACTGCGGCATCCAAATGTTCTGCTGTTCATGGGAGCTGTCACTTCACCTCAACGTCTCTGCATTGTTACTGAATTCCTTCAACG TGGGAGTTTGTTTCGATTGCTACAGAGGAATGCTGCAAAATTAGATAGGAAACGGCGTGTTCATATGGCTTTGGATATT GCACGAGGCATGAATTATCTTCACCATTGCAATCCGACTATCGTTCATCGCGATTTGAAGTCTTCAAATCTCCTAGTTGATAAGAATTGGACTGTGAAG GTTGGCGATTTTGGTTTGTCACGTCTCAAGCATGCAACGTTTCTCACTACTAAGACTGGGAAAGGAACG CCTCATTGGATGGCGCCAGAAGTTCTTCGCAATGAACCCTCCGATGAGAA GTCCGATATTTATAGTTTTGGAGTCATATTATGGGAACTTGCTACTGGAAAGATACCTTGGGAGAATCTCAACTCAATACAGGTATAG
- the LOC108475265 gene encoding uncharacterized protein LOC108475265 — MTRSSSRDLKYDPEIEKSARARRKETEALKRASKSGIELGQGILESDVEKLSEAIRAEAIRRGKQVKEVEPETEPLFETKGNLGELERMANRTICQLAVAPNEQTPLCINYPIGGTPFELKLGLIHLLPTFRGLKNENPHTHLREFHMVCSSMKPQGVPEDEIKLRAFPFSLVDTTKEWFFPASRAAKLRRDIVGIRQLESESLYDYWERYKKLCASCPHHGLTEQSLLQYFYEGLLPMEMKMIDAASGGTLVNMTPQRARELISTMAENSQQYRPNSEPTRRVNGVNVSTLEDKLDKLTNVVQSLLTEKKSLTPLCGICTTSKHPTNLCPILNDNSTAHVDAIGGFSGPPQRHYDLFSNTYNPGWKDHPNLNYEANPQYNPPYQPRPLQPPPQHKPSTSLEAIVERLAADAAKHQQRTDASIQELTNQVSKLSIAVNRLESQGKLPSQTKPNPRQNVSAITLHSGKVLETVPTKNHGQEKEREKQISDPTARLESEVQKPVVMPPPFPGRLARDKKENEEKEILETFRKVEVNIPLLDAIKQIPRYAKFLKELCTSKRRLIGNERVNVGENVSTVLQKKVPPKYKDQGMFAIPCEIGNIGIKKAMCYLGASINVMPYSIYKLINAGPLKETGVIIQLADRTVIYPEGLLEDVLVKVNKLVFPADFYIIDMEDDNFANSSDIILGRPFLSTARTKIDVWNGTLTMEFDGDVVRFSVYEDMGHSNDKLQIVPCRNMDLNFKQEELSMIQKPIHEDVMKA, encoded by the exons ATGACCAGATCTTCATCCAGAGATCTCAAATACGACCCAGAGATCGAGAAATCAGCGCGAGCACGACGAAAAGAGACAGAAGCTCTTAAACGTGCAAGTAAATCAGGAATTGAGTTAGGACAGGGGATCCTAGAATCCGACGTTGAAAAATTGAGCGAAGCAATTCGTGCGGAAGCAATTCGACGTGGGAAACAAGTAAAAGAGGTTGAACCTGAGACCGAACCACTCTTTGAAACAAAAGGCAACCTCGGTGAACTAGAAAGGATGGCCAACCGAACCATTTGTCAACTAGCTGTTGCTCCCAACGAGCAAACACCATTATGCATTAACTATCCAATCGGAGGAACTCCTTTCGAATTGAAGTTGGGCTTGATTCACCTTTTACCCACTTTTCGAGGCCTGAAGAACGAAAATCCACACACTCACTTGAGAGAATTCCACATGGTTTGCTCAAGCATGAAACCCCAGGGAGTACCCGAAGATGAGATCAAACTTCgagcctttcctttttctttagttGATACAACAAAAGAATG GTTCTTCCCAGCGTCACGAGCAGCCAAGCTTAGGAGGGACATAGTGGGAATTCGCCAATTGGAGAGTGAATCGCTCTACGACTACTGGGAACGGTACAAAAAACTATGTGCAAGTTGTCCTCATCATGGGTTGACCGAACAATCACTTCTTCAATATTTCTACGAGGGTTTGCTCCCTATGGAAATGAAGATGATCGACGCTGCTAGCGGAGGAACGCTTGTCAATATGACCCCTCAAAGGGCAAGAGAGCTAATATCCACCATGGCAGAAAATTCTCAACAATATCGGCCAAATTCAGAACCGACAAGACGGGTTAATGGGGTAAACGTTTCAACTTTAGAAGATAAATTGGATAAGCTTACGAATGTTGTTCAATCTTTGCTTACAGAAAAGAAGAGTTTGACCCCACTATGTGGAATTTGTACTACGTCTAAACACCCGACAAATTTGTGCCCAATCCTTAACGACAATTCAACGGCACATGTTGACGCTATCGGAGGTTTTTCAGGACCTCCGCAAAGACACTATGATCTTTTCTCCAACACCTACAATCCCGGGTGGAAGGATCATCCCAACCTAAATTACGAAGCTAATCCCCAATATAATCCACCATACCAACCGAGACCTCTGCAACCACCACCACAACACAAGCCGAGTACATCTCTAGAAGCTATCGTGGAAAGACTTGCTGCCGATGCTGCAAAACATCAACAGAGGACAGACGCATCAATACAAGAGTTAACTAATCAAGTTAGTAAACTCTCGATCGCAGTTAATCGCTTAGAGTCTCAAGGTAAACTACCTTCTCAAACAAAGCCGAACCCTCGGCAGAATGTCAGTGCAATAACTCTTCATAGCGGAAAGGTTCTAGAAACAGTTCCAACCAAAAATCATGGGCAAGAAAAGGAACGGGAAAAGCAGATCTCAGATCCAACAGCAAGGCTAGAATCGGAAGTTCAGAAACCAGTTGTGATGCCACCTCCTTTTCCAGGGAGGCTTGCAAGGGATAAGAAAGAGAATGAGGAAAAAGAAATCCTCGAGACATTCAGGAAGGTGGAGGTAAATATCCCTTTACTCGACGCTATCAAACAGATCCCTCGTTATGCAAAATTCCTCAAAGAATTGTGTACTAGCAAAAGGAGGTTAATAGGTAACGAAAGAGTAAATGTAGGAGAAAATGTCTCCACAGTGCTGCAAAAGAAAGTTCCACCCAAATACAAAGACCAAGGTATGTTTGCTATTCCTTGTGAGATAGGCAATATAGGCATTAAGAAAGCCATGTGCTATTTAGGGGCttccattaatgttatgccttattcaATTTATAAACTGATTAACGCGGGTCCTTTAAAAGAGACAGGAGTAATAATCCAGTTGGCGGACAGGACAGTCATCTATCCTGAAGGGCTGCTTGAAGACGTCCTTGTTAAAGTTAACAAACTAGTTTTCCCTGCAGATTTTTACATTATCGACATGGAGGATGACAATTTTGCTAATTCGTCTGACATAATTCTTGGGAGACCATTCTTGAGTACTGCACGAACGAAAATTGATGTTTGGAATGGAACACTTACCATGGAATTTGACGGTGACGTGGTTAGGTTTAGTGTTTATGAGGATATGGGACATTCAAATGATAAGTTACAAATTGTGCCTTGCAGGAATATGGATCTCAATTTTAAGCAAGAGGAGTTATCGATGATCCAAAAACCAATACATGAAGATGTGATGAAAGCCTAG